The following proteins are encoded in a genomic region of Gemmatimonadota bacterium:
- the guaB gene encoding IMP dehydrogenase gives MADSPRRTADSISEALTFDDVLLYPGHSTVHPRDTKVETALTSAIRLSIPLLSAAMDTVTESRMAIAMAREGGMGIIHKNMPAERQAAEVDRVKRSESGMILSPITVGPDASLREALALMARFSISGVPVVDGKGRLIGIITNRDLQFEGDLNRKVREVMTSERLVTTPVGTTLEEAEVVLHRHRIEKLPVVDEAGSLAGLITVKDIVKRRQYPNACKDERGRLRVGAAIGASEVDLDRARALVDAGVDVLVIDTAHGHSEGVLTAVTRTREALPGVQLIAGNVGSREGAEALVERGVDAVKVGVGPGSICTTRIVTGVGVPQLTAIMEAVEGTKGKVPVIADGGVRYSGDLVKALAAGAEVVMMGSMFAGTDESPGESFLLEGRRFKMVRGMGSLSAMEEGSADRYFQEGQNDVRKLVPEGIEARVPYKGPLSDTVFQLVGGIQSGMGYCGAATLRELRERARFCRISTVGLRESHPHDVTITREAPNYHL, from the coding sequence ATGGCGGACTCTCCCCGCCGCACCGCCGATTCGATCTCCGAGGCCCTTACCTTCGACGACGTGCTCCTCTATCCGGGGCACTCGACGGTTCATCCCCGGGACACGAAGGTCGAAACGGCGCTGACGAGCGCGATCCGGCTCTCCATTCCGCTCCTCAGCGCCGCGATGGACACCGTCACCGAGTCCCGGATGGCCATTGCCATGGCCCGGGAAGGGGGGATGGGGATCATCCACAAGAACATGCCCGCGGAGCGGCAGGCCGCCGAAGTGGACCGGGTGAAGCGGTCGGAGAGCGGGATGATCTTGAGTCCGATCACCGTGGGCCCGGACGCGTCGCTTCGAGAGGCACTCGCCCTCATGGCCCGCTTCTCCATCTCCGGGGTTCCGGTCGTGGATGGGAAGGGAAGACTCATCGGGATCATCACGAATCGGGATCTCCAGTTTGAAGGCGATCTGAATCGGAAAGTCCGTGAAGTCATGACCTCGGAGAGGCTCGTCACCACCCCCGTCGGGACGACGCTGGAGGAAGCCGAGGTGGTCCTGCACCGCCACCGGATCGAAAAGCTCCCCGTCGTGGATGAGGCGGGCTCGCTCGCCGGGCTCATTACGGTGAAGGACATCGTGAAACGGCGGCAGTACCCCAACGCCTGCAAGGACGAGCGCGGCCGTCTCCGCGTGGGAGCGGCGATCGGGGCCTCCGAGGTGGACCTCGACCGGGCGCGGGCCCTGGTGGACGCCGGCGTGGACGTCCTCGTGATCGACACCGCGCACGGGCACTCCGAAGGGGTGCTGACCGCCGTGACGCGGACCCGCGAAGCCCTCCCCGGCGTGCAGCTCATCGCGGGAAACGTGGGAAGCCGCGAGGGTGCCGAGGCGCTCGTGGAGCGCGGCGTGGATGCGGTGAAGGTCGGGGTGGGGCCGGGTTCCATCTGCACCACTCGCATCGTGACCGGGGTCGGCGTCCCGCAGCTTACCGCGATCATGGAGGCGGTCGAAGGGACGAAGGGAAAGGTGCCCGTGATCGCGGATGGCGGTGTTCGTTATTCAGGAGACCTCGTCAAGGCGCTCGCGGCGGGCGCCGAGGTCGTGATGATGGGCTCGATGTTCGCGGGCACTGACGAGTCGCCGGGGGAGAGCTTCCTCCTCGAAGGAAGGCGCTTCAAGATGGTGCGAGGGATGGGATCCCTCTCCGCCATGGAAGAGGGCTCGGCCGACCGGTACTTCCAGGAAGGGCAGAACGACGTGCGGAAGCTCGTCCCCGAGGGGATCGAGGCGCGCGTCCCCTACAAGGGTCCTCTCTCGGACACCGTCTTTCAGCTCGTGGGCGGGATCCAGAGCGGGATGGGGTACTGCGGGGCCGCCACTCTTCGAGAACTTCGCGAACGTGCCCGTTTTTGCCGGATCAGCACCGTAGGGCTCCGCGAGTCCCATCCGCACGACGTCACGATCACCCGCGAGGCGCCCAACTACCACCTGTAG
- a CDS encoding nucleotidyltransferase family protein, producing MEALILAAGLGTRLGEIGKETPKALLEVAGRTMLEHAARRLAAAGVDRVIVNAHHHADQIERFVASHDLGVEVLVSFERERPLETGGALVHARHLFRREEPFFIQNVDVIADPDYRALLAAHYESGALVTLAVSGRPSPRKLLFDDDGLYGWVNETTGRGAGIREPRGEVQRWPFTGIHVASPALLDLITEEGVFSILDPYFRLARMGSAIRPASIGDALWMEVGTPERLAAARAVLEESERRPGSR from the coding sequence GTGGAAGCCCTGATCCTCGCAGCGGGACTGGGGACGCGGCTCGGGGAGATCGGAAAGGAGACGCCCAAGGCCCTTCTCGAGGTCGCGGGGCGCACGATGCTCGAACACGCAGCGCGGCGCCTGGCCGCCGCGGGGGTGGATCGCGTCATCGTGAACGCGCACCATCACGCCGACCAGATCGAGCGTTTCGTGGCCTCCCACGACCTCGGGGTCGAGGTTCTGGTTTCTTTCGAGAGGGAGCGCCCGCTCGAAACCGGCGGGGCCCTCGTCCACGCGCGCCATCTCTTCCGGCGCGAAGAACCTTTTTTCATTCAAAACGTGGACGTGATCGCAGACCCTGACTACCGAGCCCTTCTCGCGGCTCACTACGAGTCCGGTGCGCTCGTCACCCTCGCGGTGAGCGGCCGGCCGAGTCCACGAAAGCTCCTCTTCGACGACGACGGACTTTACGGATGGGTGAACGAAACCACCGGAAGGGGCGCGGGAATTCGTGAGCCAAGGGGGGAAGTCCAGCGTTGGCCATTCACCGGCATCCACGTCGCGTCGCCCGCGCTTCTCGATCTGATCACGGAGGAGGGGGTCTTTTCGATCCTCGATCCGTACTTCCGGCTCGCGAGGATGGGGTCCGCCATCCGTCCCGCCTCGATCGGAGACGCCCTCTGGATGGAGGTCGGAACGCCGGAGCGCCTCGCGGCGGCGCGCGCCGTCCTGGAGGAATCCGAGCGGAGGCCCGGGTCGAGGTAG
- a CDS encoding transglycosylase SLT domain-containing protein — translation MVDGLRFWGVTVLALALSSCARAGTTDLPRAPAPLGALADPELVTAAPDPAGLASLGELRAPATPADPILSTAASTDPFIRDRVAFWIELWGNDQPDLFTRYLDRMGRYVELVDEELERRGLPASLRYLPIVESGYLPSAVSRVGASGLWQIMTPTARGLGLSVSGIVDDRRDPVASTLAALDYMEELHAQFGCWLLTLAAYNAGPGRIRRLLEQHAEGLSLEGETRFLAIRPHLPAETRDFVPKFLAAAALAGDPEAFGFPASRSTPWLFDEVLVPDATSLDVVAFAAGVHEEEVLALNAHYVRGFTPAGETRTVRVPFGRAFEFERNFALIPPEERLTFVEHVVASGETFSHIAARYGVALSELTGMNASVNERRLRIGMTIVVPVGSRGGRVASPVATQIATNQGASGSVHTVSSGESFWTIARRYGISTPALAAANGRALGELIHIGDELRIP, via the coding sequence GTGGTAGACGGCTTGCGCTTCTGGGGCGTGACGGTCCTCGCCCTGGCCCTATCGTCCTGCGCGAGGGCCGGAACGACCGACCTTCCTCGCGCGCCCGCTCCGCTTGGCGCGCTGGCCGATCCCGAGCTCGTGACGGCGGCCCCCGACCCGGCCGGCCTGGCCTCTCTCGGGGAGCTCCGCGCGCCGGCCACTCCGGCGGACCCGATCCTCTCGACCGCGGCGTCCACGGATCCCTTCATCCGTGACCGCGTGGCCTTCTGGATCGAGCTCTGGGGGAACGACCAGCCCGACCTCTTCACCCGTTATCTCGACCGGATGGGGCGGTACGTGGAGCTCGTGGACGAAGAGCTCGAGCGGCGCGGGCTTCCGGCGAGCCTTCGTTACCTCCCGATCGTCGAGAGCGGCTACCTCCCGAGTGCGGTTTCGCGGGTGGGGGCCTCCGGTCTCTGGCAGATCATGACCCCGACGGCGCGGGGCCTCGGGCTTTCCGTCAGCGGGATCGTAGACGACCGGCGCGATCCGGTCGCCTCCACGCTGGCGGCCCTCGACTACATGGAGGAGCTCCATGCCCAGTTCGGGTGCTGGCTCCTCACGCTGGCGGCATACAACGCCGGTCCCGGGAGAATCCGAAGGCTCCTGGAGCAACATGCGGAAGGTCTGTCGCTGGAGGGTGAAACTCGATTCCTCGCGATCCGGCCTCACCTTCCTGCCGAGACGCGCGATTTCGTCCCGAAGTTTCTCGCGGCGGCCGCGCTCGCGGGCGATCCCGAAGCTTTCGGGTTCCCCGCCTCCCGCTCGACGCCCTGGCTCTTCGACGAAGTCCTGGTCCCCGACGCCACCTCGCTTGACGTCGTCGCCTTCGCGGCGGGGGTCCACGAGGAGGAGGTCCTCGCGCTGAACGCGCATTACGTGCGCGGTTTCACTCCCGCGGGGGAGACCCGGACCGTGCGTGTCCCCTTCGGCCGGGCCTTCGAGTTCGAACGAAACTTCGCCCTGATTCCACCCGAAGAGCGGCTCACATTCGTCGAGCATGTCGTGGCTTCGGGCGAGACTTTCTCGCATATCGCGGCGCGTTACGGGGTGGCGCTCTCGGAGCTTACGGGAATGAACGCGAGCGTGAACGAGCGGCGCCTCCGGATCGGGATGACCATCGTGGTTCCGGTGGGATCCCGTGGCGGGCGTGTGGCATCCCCGGTCGCCACGCAGATCGCCACGAATCAGGGCGCCAGCGGAAGCGTACATACGGTCTCGTCCGGAGAAAGCTTCTGGACCATCGCGCGACGCTACGGCATCTCGACGCCCGCGCTCGCGGCCGCGAACGGACGGGCTCTCGGCGAGCTCATCCACATCGGGGACGAGCTGCGCATTCCCTGA
- a CDS encoding acyltransferase — MPFLPLRSVPLPDSTRRAYDSWLKALDRELDRPDCDRNELCRKVLTEIYYPGLAGADPSSLPEASRIALLQMDPRNITLEPEYYQETDAEKYARTKPLIWLWEMFDKSALGENVDLGIRFRRILAKRIFRKCGKNFKAFHFVKFSFGYNIEVGDGCVVHRHVLLDDRGGIRLGNGVSVADFANIYSHTHDIVDPHLIENPTTIIGDGVRITYHATVLAGVHVAEHSMVGALAVATRDTEPYTLHLGIPAKPVRKKPEGKRQPSPPDPLATD, encoded by the coding sequence ATGCCCTTTCTTCCCCTACGGTCCGTGCCCCTGCCGGATTCGACCCGGCGCGCCTACGACTCGTGGCTGAAGGCCCTCGACCGCGAGCTGGACCGTCCCGACTGCGACCGGAACGAATTGTGCCGGAAGGTCCTGACCGAAATCTATTACCCGGGATTGGCAGGCGCCGACCCGTCTTCGCTTCCCGAGGCGTCGCGGATCGCGCTCCTCCAGATGGATCCGAGGAATATCACTCTCGAGCCCGAGTACTACCAGGAAACGGACGCCGAAAAGTATGCGCGAACGAAGCCGTTGATCTGGCTCTGGGAGATGTTCGACAAGAGCGCGCTCGGAGAAAATGTGGACCTGGGCATCCGCTTTCGCCGGATCCTGGCCAAGAGGATTTTCCGAAAGTGCGGGAAGAACTTCAAGGCCTTCCACTTCGTGAAGTTCTCCTTCGGTTACAACATCGAGGTGGGAGACGGGTGCGTCGTGCACCGGCACGTGCTCCTGGACGACCGGGGCGGGATCCGGCTGGGGAACGGAGTGAGCGTCGCGGACTTTGCGAACATCTATTCGCACACGCACGACATCGTGGACCCGCACCTGATCGAGAACCCCACGACGATCATCGGGGACGGAGTGCGGATCACCTATCACGCGACAGTGCTGGCTGGCGTGCATGTGGCCGAACACTCGATGGTCGGCGCACTCGCGGTCGCGACGCGCGACACGGAGCCGTATACCCTCCACCTCGGGATCCCGGCGAAGCCGGTTCGGAAAAAGCCCGAGGGGAAAAGGCAGCCGAGCCCGCCTGACCCGCTCGCGACAGACTAA
- a CDS encoding DUF4159 domain-containing protein, which yields MIPRALTAPLALSALLLCLASPGEAQRFRGSGGYSTVRVGSGLPDVPGGFTLCRLAYDSYRNDPSGGGWDTDFPNADRNLPTRLGELTPTPVARWSDGQPGHAIVRPSDPDLFRCPFLYATDVGELGFSPDEADAMRTFFLKGGTFWADDFWGSRAWVDFQREMQRVLPEYAFEEIPRDHPLFRIVYDILRIPQIPSIQHWNQSGGGTSEQGADSAIPSMRAIFDEDGRLLVIATHNTDISDGWEREAEDPRFFSLFSPDAYAIGINIAVWQMTH from the coding sequence GTGATCCCTCGAGCGCTCACCGCGCCCCTCGCCCTCTCGGCGCTCCTCCTGTGCTTGGCTTCCCCGGGCGAGGCCCAGCGATTCCGCGGCAGCGGCGGTTATTCGACTGTTCGGGTCGGATCCGGTCTCCCCGACGTACCGGGCGGGTTCACCCTTTGCCGCCTCGCCTATGATTCGTACCGCAATGACCCGTCCGGCGGAGGCTGGGACACCGACTTTCCCAACGCGGACCGGAATCTCCCGACGCGCCTGGGCGAGTTGACCCCGACGCCGGTCGCGCGTTGGTCCGATGGGCAGCCCGGCCACGCGATCGTCCGCCCTTCGGATCCCGACCTCTTTCGGTGCCCCTTCCTTTACGCCACGGATGTGGGCGAGCTCGGATTCTCCCCCGACGAGGCCGACGCGATGAGGACGTTTTTCCTCAAGGGTGGCACCTTCTGGGCGGATGACTTCTGGGGTTCGCGAGCCTGGGTGGATTTCCAGCGGGAGATGCAGCGGGTCCTCCCCGAGTACGCCTTCGAGGAAATCCCGCGGGACCACCCGCTCTTCCGGATCGTGTACGACATCCTTCGCATTCCGCAGATCCCTTCGATTCAGCACTGGAATCAGTCTGGCGGCGGTACTTCGGAGCAAGGCGCGGACAGCGCGATTCCTTCGATGCGCGCGATTTTCGACGAAGATGGCCGCCTCCTCGTGATCGCCACGCACAATACGGACATCAGCGACGGGTGGGAGCGCGAAGCCGAAGACCCCCGCTTTTTCAGCCTCTTTTCACCGGACGCCTATGCCATCGGCATCAACATCGCCGTCTGGCAGATGACGCATTGA
- a CDS encoding DinB family protein, translated as MTKRIPTSKEQFLDVYEREHATTMRVLHAYPTNKLDLRPHPKCKSARELAWVFVLERGLGTMVMSDAFASGPPSGEMPEAPESWDMILGALEKAHTEFAELVKSIPDEKMTETVKFFSGPGKMDDWTRIDFCWFLLHDQIHHRGQFSIYLRMAEGKVPSIYGPSGDEPWM; from the coding sequence ATGACCAAGCGAATACCGACTTCGAAGGAACAGTTCCTGGACGTCTACGAGCGTGAGCACGCCACGACGATGCGGGTGCTTCACGCGTACCCCACGAACAAGCTCGATCTGCGTCCCCATCCGAAGTGCAAGTCGGCCCGCGAGCTCGCCTGGGTCTTCGTGCTTGAGCGCGGGCTCGGCACTATGGTGATGAGTGACGCCTTCGCAAGCGGACCGCCCTCCGGCGAGATGCCCGAGGCCCCCGAATCCTGGGATATGATCCTGGGTGCGCTGGAAAAGGCTCACACCGAGTTCGCGGAGCTCGTGAAGTCCATCCCCGACGAAAAGATGACGGAGACCGTCAAGTTCTTCAGCGGCCCGGGGAAGATGGACGACTGGACGCGCATCGACTTCTGTTGGTTTCTCCTGCACGATCAGATCCACCACCGCGGCCAGTTCTCGATTTATCTCCGCATGGCGGAGGGGAAAGTGCCCTCCATCTACGGGCCGTCGGGGGACGAGCCCTGGATGTAG
- a CDS encoding RNase adapter RapZ, translated as MRESISRLFERTFGAPAESIERVAADGSRREYHRLRGGPHGSVIGAYGPDPDENRAFFSYTRTFRETGLPVPELYAVDESAGAWLLEDLGNLTLLGALSVARSAEGVLFPSAILPTYERALEALVRFQIEGGRSIDFSVAHPRGEFDARAMRWDLNYFKYQFLRLSGVAFHEGRLEEDFDRLTAFLLEADRAHFLYRDFQSRNILLRDETPWFVDYQGGRRGALQYDVASLLYDGKAAIPDKVRRHLLDHYLQALGDVLPIEREPFDAHFRGYVLIRIMQAMGAYGQRGLYERKPLFLESIPYAARNLQGLLDAGLPVALPELTAAFHQIVERWPLPAGVAPDSLGLTVRISSFSYRAGVRRDEGPHGGGFVFDCRALPNPGRSPEYAGVTGLDPSVAAFFERAPEVEDFWTRVVPLVEAHVENYRGRGFTDLAVSFGCTGGQHRSVYFAERLARHLRERFPDVAAKVAHREADRWPEKPWKP; from the coding sequence ATGCGTGAATCCATCTCCCGGCTCTTCGAGCGCACCTTCGGGGCGCCGGCCGAATCCATCGAGCGCGTCGCGGCCGACGGGTCCCGGCGGGAGTACCACCGGCTCCGCGGCGGTCCGCACGGTTCGGTCATCGGCGCCTATGGCCCGGACCCGGACGAAAATCGGGCCTTCTTCTCCTATACGCGGACATTTCGCGAGACCGGACTTCCCGTCCCCGAGCTTTATGCCGTGGATGAATCCGCCGGGGCCTGGCTCCTCGAGGATCTCGGCAACCTCACCCTCCTCGGTGCGCTGTCGGTGGCTCGGAGTGCGGAGGGTGTCTTGTTTCCCTCCGCGATCCTTCCCACCTACGAGCGGGCCCTGGAGGCGCTCGTCCGATTTCAGATCGAAGGCGGGCGGTCGATCGACTTTTCGGTGGCCCACCCCCGGGGGGAGTTCGACGCGAGGGCCATGCGGTGGGACCTCAACTACTTCAAGTACCAGTTCCTGCGACTCTCGGGGGTCGCCTTTCATGAAGGGCGGCTCGAGGAGGACTTCGACCGCCTGACCGCGTTTCTCCTCGAGGCGGATCGCGCACACTTCCTTTACCGGGATTTTCAGTCCCGCAACATCCTCCTCCGTGATGAGACACCCTGGTTCGTGGACTACCAGGGGGGACGCCGGGGTGCCCTCCAGTACGACGTGGCGTCGCTCCTCTACGACGGAAAGGCCGCCATTCCCGACAAGGTTCGTCGCCACCTCCTCGATCACTACCTTCAGGCCCTGGGCGACGTCCTTCCAATCGAGCGCGAGCCCTTCGATGCGCACTTTCGGGGGTACGTCCTGATCCGGATCATGCAGGCCATGGGCGCGTACGGGCAGCGCGGGCTCTACGAGCGAAAGCCCCTTTTCCTCGAGAGCATCCCTTACGCGGCCCGAAACCTCCAGGGTCTCCTCGACGCGGGGCTTCCCGTGGCGCTCCCCGAGCTCACCGCAGCCTTCCACCAGATCGTCGAGCGGTGGCCTCTCCCGGCAGGGGTAGCCCCGGATTCGCTCGGCCTCACCGTTCGGATTTCGAGCTTCAGCTACCGCGCCGGAGTGCGGCGCGACGAAGGCCCGCACGGCGGGGGATTCGTCTTCGACTGCCGGGCCCTACCCAATCCGGGACGAAGCCCCGAATACGCCGGCGTCACCGGGCTGGACCCGTCGGTCGCGGCCTTCTTCGAACGGGCACCGGAAGTGGAGGACTTCTGGACCCGGGTCGTGCCGCTCGTCGAAGCTCATGTGGAGAACTATCGAGGGCGGGGCTTCACAGACCTCGCCGTCTCCTTCGGATGCACGGGAGGACAACACCGCTCCGTGTATTTCGCCGAGCGACTGGCGCGCCACCTGCGCGAGCGCTTCCCGGACGTGGCGGCGAAGGTCGCGCACCGTGAAGCGGACCGCTGGCCGGAGAAGCCGTGGAAGCCCTGA
- a CDS encoding alanine--glyoxylate aminotransferase family protein, with protein MDVSQLELTVATLTPRLLLGPGPSPVSPRVADALSRPALGHLDPQFLALLDDVSDRLRGVFGTQNETTFAISGTGSAGMETSLVNLLEPGDTAIVGICGFFGARLAEMAKRMGARVVTVEAQWGQVLDQEQLIETHRAHPEARLFAVVQAETSTGARQPLTELGAYLQGEKTLLVVDAVTSLGGIPVEVDALGADVCYSGTQKCLGGPSGLAPITFSPRAMERVRTRKTPSTSWYFDVSLIQNYLGAERRYHHTAPINLFYALHEALRELDEEGMLARVERHQRVGDRLKAELGARGFRPFTDPSHRLPQLTAVYLPDAREEAPLRAMLLETHGIEVGGGLGPAKGKIWRVGLMGHGARDESVDRLLAAVDQLFLGQ; from the coding sequence ATGGACGTCTCACAACTCGAGCTGACTGTCGCGACCCTCACCCCGCGCCTCCTCCTGGGCCCGGGGCCGTCCCCCGTTTCGCCTCGCGTCGCGGACGCCCTCTCTCGGCCCGCTCTCGGTCACCTCGACCCGCAGTTTCTCGCTCTCCTCGATGACGTGAGCGACCGGCTTCGGGGAGTCTTCGGCACGCAGAACGAAACGACCTTCGCCATCTCAGGGACGGGCTCCGCGGGGATGGAGACTTCTCTCGTGAATCTCCTGGAGCCTGGAGACACCGCGATCGTCGGGATCTGTGGTTTCTTCGGGGCGCGGCTCGCGGAGATGGCGAAGCGGATGGGGGCCAGGGTTGTCACCGTCGAGGCGCAGTGGGGGCAAGTCCTCGATCAGGAGCAGCTGATCGAGACGCACCGCGCGCATCCGGAGGCGCGGCTCTTCGCCGTCGTGCAGGCCGAGACTTCGACGGGCGCACGCCAACCCCTGACGGAGCTCGGTGCATACCTCCAGGGCGAGAAGACTCTCCTCGTCGTGGACGCGGTCACCTCGCTCGGCGGGATTCCGGTGGAGGTGGACGCGCTCGGGGCGGACGTCTGTTATTCGGGGACGCAGAAGTGCCTCGGCGGACCCTCCGGGCTCGCGCCGATCACCTTTTCGCCCCGTGCGATGGAGCGTGTCCGCACACGGAAGACCCCGTCCACGAGTTGGTACTTCGACGTCTCCCTGATTCAGAACTATCTCGGCGCCGAGCGTCGTTATCACCACACAGCGCCCATCAACCTCTTTTATGCTCTGCACGAGGCGCTCCGCGAGCTGGACGAGGAGGGGATGCTGGCCCGCGTCGAGCGGCACCAGCGAGTGGGCGACCGCCTGAAGGCCGAGCTCGGGGCTCGGGGCTTCCGTCCATTCACCGATCCGAGCCATCGGCTCCCCCAGCTCACGGCGGTCTACCTTCCGGACGCACGCGAGGAAGCGCCCCTCCGTGCCATGCTACTCGAGACGCACGGAATCGAGGTGGGCGGTGGGCTCGGACCGGCGAAGGGAAAGATCTGGCGCGTCGGACTCATGGGGCACGGCGCCCGCGACGAGTCGGTGGACCGGCTTCTCGCCGCCGTGGACCAACTTTTCCTGGGCCAATGA
- a CDS encoding peroxiredoxin — MAGPLAIGSEAPDFTAETTEGPIRFHDWLGGSWGVLFSHPKDFTPVCTTELGTMARIKPEFDRRGVKIMGLSVDPVESHKGWSKDIEETQGTAPNYPMIADTDLKVSKLYGMLPSEAGDSCDGRTAVDNQTVRNVYVIGPDKKIKLLISYPMSTGRNFDEVLRVIDSMQLTANHKVATPANWNNGDEVIILPSVQEAEAKERFPNGWRAPKPYLRYVEQPR; from the coding sequence ATGGCTGGACCTCTCGCGATCGGGAGTGAAGCTCCCGATTTCACCGCTGAAACCACCGAGGGCCCGATTCGCTTTCACGATTGGCTCGGCGGCTCCTGGGGTGTCCTCTTCTCCCACCCGAAGGATTTCACCCCGGTATGCACGACGGAGCTTGGCACCATGGCCCGCATCAAGCCCGAGTTCGACCGGCGTGGTGTGAAAATCATGGGGCTGAGCGTAGACCCGGTGGAGAGCCACAAGGGCTGGTCGAAGGACATCGAGGAGACGCAGGGGACGGCGCCGAACTACCCGATGATCGCGGATACGGACCTGAAGGTCTCGAAGTTGTACGGGATGCTTCCCTCGGAAGCAGGGGATAGTTGCGACGGACGGACCGCCGTGGACAACCAGACCGTCCGAAACGTCTACGTCATCGGGCCCGACAAGAAGATCAAGCTCCTCATCTCTTACCCGATGAGCACGGGGAGGAACTTCGACGAGGTGCTTCGCGTCATCGATTCGATGCAGCTCACCGCGAACCACAAGGTCGCGACCCCCGCGAATTGGAACAACGGCGACGAGGTGATCATTCTCCCCTCAGTGCAGGAAGCCGAGGCCAAGGAGCGCTTTCCCAACGGGTGGCGCGCCCCGAAGCCGTACCTCCGCTACGTCGAGCAACCGCGGTAG